The proteins below come from a single Synechococcus sp. WH 8101 genomic window:
- a CDS encoding TM2 domain-containing protein: protein MTSLSETEISNKKLAAGLLGVFLGSFGVHKFVLGYHNAGIIMLVVSIAGGVVTCGAASFVMGVIGLIEGVIYLTKTPEEFRELYLDGQKAWF, encoded by the coding sequence ATGACCAGCCTGTCCGAGACGGAAATCAGCAATAAGAAGTTGGCCGCGGGTTTGCTGGGTGTCTTTCTCGGTTCGTTTGGGGTGCACAAATTTGTGCTCGGTTATCACAATGCCGGCATCATCATGCTGGTGGTGAGCATTGCCGGTGGCGTTGTGACCTGTGGGGCAGCGTCGTTTGTGATGGGTGTGATCGGTTTGATCGAGGGAGTGATTTATCTCACCAAAACGCCGGAGGAATTCCGGGAGCTGTATCTCGATGGGCAGAAGGCCTGGTTCTGA
- a CDS encoding tetratricopeptide repeat protein: MTGPSLPASFLGSMASADAALGERIARGWLSFCPGMALVGEAAERVDVIPLQLLAALVELTAQVPDAQERAMARLQQCQAQRQRLDPWGQQLLEAGLLWSAGALGSALRRLVDLAERAPDGLLVLKIAEWLTYLRGQELHGPALLDLTLILEASHGTDPDWLAIHAFALELCGCCPEAIAAAQTAIGARSLNPWADHALLHAWQRQGDLDRALDWAGQRRASWAEALPAMRLHNRWHAAVLSLEMGQPDRAIHVLAEFRGETGTGPLLDAIALGWWLDLSAEPQETLWSALVPLVQERLCLPLIPFIACHYAWCLGRAGQQQDLETLLDHCRDQARVAGPEAGWCWRPAGLTLVEAVGAAACGRRATAWELLAPIRGWIDHAGGSDAQARVLHQTVRSLERTRAGQDGLP; the protein is encoded by the coding sequence ATGACAGGCCCATCCCTGCCGGCGTCCTTTCTTGGCTCGATGGCGTCTGCGGACGCGGCCCTGGGCGAGCGGATCGCCCGAGGCTGGTTGTCGTTTTGCCCGGGAATGGCGCTGGTTGGCGAAGCGGCCGAGCGCGTCGATGTGATCCCGCTGCAACTGTTGGCCGCCCTTGTGGAGCTCACCGCGCAGGTGCCTGACGCACAGGAGCGTGCCATGGCTCGCCTGCAGCAGTGCCAAGCCCAGCGACAGCGGTTGGATCCCTGGGGGCAGCAGCTGCTGGAAGCCGGTCTGCTCTGGAGTGCTGGCGCTCTGGGCTCGGCGTTGCGGCGGCTGGTGGATCTGGCGGAGCGCGCGCCGGACGGTTTGCTGGTGCTCAAGATCGCTGAGTGGCTCACCTATCTCCGCGGTCAGGAGCTCCACGGCCCTGCCCTGCTCGATCTGACCCTCATCCTCGAAGCCAGTCATGGCACCGATCCCGACTGGTTGGCGATTCATGCCTTCGCGCTGGAGCTCTGCGGCTGTTGTCCCGAGGCGATCGCAGCGGCCCAAACGGCCATCGGCGCCCGCAGCCTCAACCCCTGGGCCGACCACGCGCTGCTGCATGCCTGGCAACGCCAGGGCGATCTGGATCGGGCTCTGGACTGGGCCGGGCAGCGACGGGCCAGTTGGGCGGAGGCCTTGCCGGCGATGCGGCTGCACAACCGCTGGCATGCCGCCGTCCTCTCCCTGGAGATGGGGCAGCCGGACCGGGCGATCCATGTTCTGGCGGAGTTCCGTGGCGAAACGGGCACCGGCCCCCTCCTCGATGCGATCGCCCTCGGCTGGTGGCTTGATCTGTCTGCAGAACCCCAGGAGACGCTCTGGTCTGCGCTGGTGCCGCTTGTGCAAGAGCGTCTTTGCCTGCCGCTGATTCCTTTCATCGCCTGTCATTACGCCTGGTGCCTCGGGCGAGCCGGGCAGCAGCAGGACCTGGAGACCCTGCTCGACCATTGCCGCGATCAGGCTCGGGTGGCCGGACCGGAGGCGGGGTGGTGCTGGCGACCGGCTGGGCTGACCCTGGTGGAAGCGGTCGGGGCCGCGGCCTGCGGCCGGCGGGCGACAGCCTGGGAGCTGCTGGCGCCAATCCGTGGCTGGATCGATCACGCCGGCGGCAGTGATGCCCAGGCGCGGGTTCTCCATCAGACCGTTCGCAGCCTGGAGCGAACCCGTGCTGGACAGGATGGGTTGCCATGA
- the rsmH gene encoding 16S rRNA (cytosine(1402)-N(4))-methyltransferase RsmH: protein MPDQPSTSAHAFSHVPVLADVLLQALQEHADPRWQQGLLLDVTLGGGGHSRLLLEHYPGLYLIGLDQDSTARAAAAEHLLPCAERVRIVATNFATYRPEEPVALLLADLGVSSPQLDVAERGFSFRHDGPLDMRMNPEGGAETAAELIARLEESDLADLIYAYGEERLSRRIARRIKADLAAQGAYAGTASLSYAIAGCYPPKARRGRIHPATRTFQALRIAINNELGVLDKLLSAAPDWLQPGGLLAIISFHSLEDRRVKTAFLQDERLERITRRPLVASEQEQERNPRSRSAKLRIARRRSES, encoded by the coding sequence ATGCCGGATCAGCCCTCAACGTCCGCCCACGCCTTCAGCCACGTTCCCGTGTTGGCCGACGTGCTGCTGCAGGCGTTGCAGGAGCACGCCGATCCACGCTGGCAGCAGGGCCTCCTTCTCGACGTCACCCTCGGCGGCGGTGGTCACAGTCGCCTGCTGCTGGAGCATTACCCCGGTCTGTACCTGATCGGGCTCGATCAGGACAGCACAGCCCGCGCTGCAGCGGCCGAGCATCTGCTGCCCTGCGCGGAGAGGGTGCGCATCGTTGCCACCAACTTCGCCACCTACCGGCCGGAGGAGCCCGTGGCGCTGCTGCTGGCGGACCTCGGCGTCAGCAGTCCCCAGCTCGATGTGGCGGAGCGGGGGTTCAGCTTTCGCCACGACGGTCCCCTCGACATGCGCATGAATCCAGAGGGTGGGGCTGAGACGGCGGCGGAGTTGATCGCGCGGTTGGAGGAATCCGACCTGGCCGATCTCATTTACGCCTATGGCGAGGAACGCCTGTCTCGTCGGATCGCCCGGCGGATCAAGGCTGATCTGGCGGCCCAGGGGGCCTATGCAGGCACGGCCTCCCTCTCCTACGCGATCGCCGGCTGCTACCCACCCAAGGCCAGGCGTGGGCGGATCCATCCGGCGACTCGCACGTTTCAGGCTCTGCGCATCGCCATCAATAATGAACTGGGGGTGCTGGACAAGCTGCTGAGCGCCGCTCCTGATTGGCTCCAGCCCGGAGGGCTGCTGGCGATCATCAGCTTTCATTCCCTCGAGGATCGGCGCGTGAAAACGGCGTTTCTCCAGGATGAGCGTTTGGAGCGGATCACCCGTCGCCCCTTGGTGGCTTCTGAGCAGGAGCAGGAACGGAACCCGCGCAGTAGAAGCGCCAAACTGCGAATCGCCAGGCGCCGTAGTGAGTCGTGA
- a CDS encoding thioesterase family protein codes for MIVDASSWLTLSRTVRFGDTDAAGVMHFHQLLRWCHESWEESLERYGVEAAVVFPGCRQQERWPEVALPVVHCSADFLRPVHGGDHLTVKLKPQRLDPGSFAVRYRFLLNHQDVARGQIRQVAISTVSRQRCRLPEAIDRWLEASGLGQIGELSDG; via the coding sequence TTGATCGTTGACGCTTCCAGCTGGCTGACCCTGTCGAGAACGGTGCGCTTCGGCGATACCGATGCCGCTGGCGTGATGCATTTCCATCAACTGTTGCGCTGGTGCCATGAGTCATGGGAGGAGAGCCTGGAGCGCTATGGCGTTGAAGCCGCCGTGGTGTTTCCCGGCTGTCGCCAGCAGGAGCGCTGGCCCGAAGTGGCCTTACCGGTCGTGCATTGCAGCGCCGACTTTCTGCGCCCGGTGCATGGCGGCGATCACCTGACCGTGAAGCTAAAGCCCCAGCGTCTCGACCCGGGCAGCTTTGCCGTGCGTTATCGGTTTCTGCTCAACCACCAGGATGTGGCCCGCGGCCAGATCCGTCAGGTGGCGATCAGCACTGTCTCGCGTCAACGCTGCCGCCTGCCGGAAGCGATTGATCGCTGGCTGGAAGCCTCAGGCCTCGGTCAGATCGGAGAACTTTCAGACGGTTGA
- a CDS encoding N-acetylglucosamine-6-phosphate deacetylase — MQRITDVRLPRRPGDASSPTLWWLQLDAAGCIDALGPMPERAALSGQSWNGDWLSPMGVDLQINGGLGLAFPELTEADLPRLLQLLDQLWSDGVEAIAPTLVTCAVEPLRRALAVLRQAREQHQPQRCCLLGAHLEGPFLAEARRGAHPREHLCAPSLEALEQRIAGFEHEIALVTLAPELAGAEAVIERLRALGIAVALGHSAANADQANAAFNGGVAMLTHSFNAMAGLHHRSPGPVGEACRRGDVALGLIADGVHVSATMAVLLQRLAGDRLVLVSDALAPYGLSEGRHRWDDRVLLVQDGTCRLEDGTLAGVTLPLLEGVRRLARWGGDCEGAIWAATLAPRAVLAGSDADAIAWRSLLLHQPLANLLRWSAGPNGDLHWLHAA, encoded by the coding sequence ATGCAACGGATCACCGATGTGCGACTGCCCCGCCGACCGGGTGATGCCTCCAGCCCGACGCTGTGGTGGCTGCAGCTGGATGCAGCGGGCTGCATCGACGCCCTGGGTCCCATGCCGGAGCGGGCGGCCTTGAGCGGCCAAAGCTGGAACGGTGACTGGCTCAGCCCGATGGGCGTGGATCTTCAGATCAATGGCGGCCTCGGACTGGCCTTCCCGGAACTGACGGAAGCGGATCTGCCTCGGCTGCTGCAGTTGCTGGACCAACTCTGGAGCGACGGTGTGGAAGCGATCGCCCCGACCCTGGTGACCTGTGCGGTGGAGCCGCTGCGCAGGGCGCTGGCGGTGCTGCGGCAGGCGCGCGAGCAGCACCAACCCCAGCGCTGCTGCCTGCTCGGGGCCCATCTGGAGGGTCCGTTTCTGGCGGAGGCGCGCCGGGGGGCCCATCCACGCGAGCATCTCTGCGCGCCGAGCCTTGAAGCACTTGAGCAACGCATCGCCGGCTTCGAGCATGAGATCGCCCTGGTGACCCTGGCACCGGAGCTGGCGGGCGCTGAAGCGGTGATCGAACGCTTGCGGGCGCTGGGCATTGCGGTGGCACTCGGTCACAGCGCCGCCAATGCCGACCAGGCCAATGCCGCGTTCAACGGGGGTGTGGCCATGCTCACCCACAGCTTCAATGCCATGGCCGGCCTCCATCACCGTTCGCCCGGACCTGTCGGCGAAGCCTGCCGCCGTGGCGATGTGGCCCTCGGTCTGATCGCCGATGGTGTGCATGTGTCCGCCACGATGGCGGTGCTGCTGCAGCGTCTCGCGGGCGACCGGCTGGTGTTGGTGAGCGATGCCCTGGCGCCCTATGGCCTCAGCGAAGGGCGCCACCGCTGGGATGATCGGGTGCTGCTGGTGCAGGACGGCACCTGCCGCCTCGAGGACGGCACCCTGGCTGGGGTGACCCTGCCGCTGCTGGAAGGTGTGCGGCGCCTGGCGCGCTGGGGTGGCGACTGTGAGGGGGCGATCTGGGCCGCCACCCTGGCGCCGAGAGCAGTGCTCGCGGGCTCAGACGCGGACGCGATCGCCTGGCGCAGCCTTTTGCTGCACCAGCCACTCGCCAACCTTCTGCGCTGGAGCGCCGGACCAAATGGTGATCTGCACTGGCTACACGCTGCTTAG
- the bchM gene encoding magnesium protoporphyrin IX methyltransferase: MAPDQLLEQTKAEKQEVKGYFESTGFDRWNRIYSDSDDVNKVQRNIRIGHQKTVDEVLHWIQTSGVFRDVSFCDAGCGVGSLALPLAAMGAGSIQASDISEAMVQEAKRRAEEAGLAMDTLHFHTSDLDSLSGSFHTVCCLDVFIHYPQAPAEAMVRHLCSLCEERLIVSFAPYTPLLALLKGIGQLFPGPSKTTRAYTLREEGIVRAAMACGFQPMRRSLNKAPFYFSRLIEFKRA, encoded by the coding sequence ATGGCCCCCGATCAGCTGCTGGAGCAAACCAAGGCCGAGAAACAGGAGGTGAAGGGTTACTTCGAATCCACTGGTTTCGATCGCTGGAACCGCATCTACAGCGACAGCGATGATGTGAACAAAGTGCAGCGGAACATCCGCATCGGCCACCAGAAAACGGTGGATGAAGTGCTGCATTGGATCCAAACCAGCGGCGTGTTCCGCGACGTGAGTTTCTGTGATGCAGGCTGCGGCGTCGGCAGCCTCGCCCTGCCCCTGGCGGCCATGGGAGCTGGCTCCATCCAAGCGAGCGACATCTCCGAGGCGATGGTGCAGGAGGCGAAACGACGGGCGGAGGAGGCGGGGCTGGCCATGGACACACTCCACTTCCATACGTCCGATCTGGACAGCCTCAGCGGCTCCTTCCACACCGTGTGCTGCCTGGATGTGTTTATCCACTACCCCCAGGCCCCGGCTGAGGCCATGGTGCGCCACCTCTGCAGCCTCTGCGAAGAACGCCTGATCGTGAGCTTTGCCCCCTACACCCCTCTGCTGGCCCTGCTCAAGGGGATCGGCCAGCTGTTCCCCGGGCCGAGCAAAACCACCCGTGCCTACACCCTCAGAGAAGAAGGCATCGTGAGGGCGGCGATGGCCTGCGGCTTTCAACCGATGCGCCGCAGCCTGAACAAAGCCCCGTTCTATTTCTCCCGCTTGATTGAGTTCAAACGAGCCTGA
- a CDS encoding cysteine desulfurase family protein → MLPSPAKTDPICLDYQATTPCAAEVIEAMAPWWREQWGNPSSRQHRLGLLAAAAVSEARERLGRCLGVTPERIVFTSGATEANNLALLGHARALARRRSRPGHLISVATEHHAVLDPLRQLEREGFQLTLLTPAEDGLLQPAQVEAALRDDTQLVSVMAANNEIGVLQPMASLGRLCRERGITLHSDGAQAFGAMPFEPDALNIDLTSLSAHKIYGPKGVGALVRPLALPIEPLQWGGGQEGGLRPGTLPVPLIVGFATAAELALRDQDRRMQRLQQWRDRLWMGLRTALPDLLCNGNLEQRLAHNLNITIPGVSGSRLHQHLRRHVVCSSGSACSRGEPSHVLMALGRSRQEAEASLRLSLGWATTEHDIDAAIAAIAETVTRLRASAL, encoded by the coding sequence ATGCTGCCAAGCCCGGCCAAAACGGATCCGATCTGCCTCGACTACCAGGCCACCACCCCCTGCGCCGCCGAGGTCATCGAAGCGATGGCACCGTGGTGGCGTGAGCAGTGGGGCAATCCCTCCAGCCGCCAGCACCGCCTCGGGCTCCTGGCCGCCGCTGCCGTGAGCGAGGCTCGGGAGCGTCTGGGCCGCTGCCTTGGTGTGACACCGGAGCGGATCGTCTTCACCAGCGGCGCCACGGAGGCCAACAACCTGGCCCTGCTCGGCCATGCACGCGCCCTGGCGCGTCGACGCAGCAGACCCGGCCATCTGATCAGCGTGGCCACAGAACATCACGCCGTTCTCGATCCCTTGCGCCAGCTGGAACGGGAGGGCTTTCAGCTCACCCTGCTCACACCGGCTGAGGATGGTCTGCTCCAACCGGCCCAGGTGGAAGCGGCGCTACGCGACGACACCCAGCTGGTGAGCGTGATGGCAGCCAACAATGAAATCGGCGTGCTGCAGCCGATGGCAAGCCTGGGCCGGTTGTGCAGGGAGCGGGGCATCACCTTGCACAGCGATGGTGCCCAGGCCTTCGGAGCCATGCCTTTTGAGCCCGATGCGCTCAACATCGATCTGACCAGCCTCAGCGCCCACAAGATCTACGGCCCCAAGGGCGTCGGCGCCCTCGTGCGCCCCCTTGCCTTGCCGATCGAACCGTTGCAATGGGGCGGAGGCCAGGAGGGGGGGCTGAGACCAGGGACGCTGCCCGTGCCCCTGATCGTGGGCTTCGCAACAGCCGCCGAGCTGGCCCTGCGCGATCAAGACCGGCGCATGCAGCGGCTGCAACAGTGGCGCGACCGGCTCTGGATGGGCCTACGGACCGCCCTACCGGATCTGCTCTGCAACGGCAACCTGGAGCAGCGCCTGGCCCACAACCTCAACATCACCATCCCAGGGGTGAGCGGCAGCCGCCTGCATCAGCACCTGCGGCGGCATGTGGTCTGCAGCAGCGGTTCCGCCTGCAGCCGCGGCGAACCCTCGCATGTGTTGATGGCACTCGGCCGCAGCCGCCAGGAGGCTGAGGCCTCACTGCGACTCAGCCTCGGTTGGGCCACCACGGAGCATGACATTGACGCAGCCATTGCAGCGATTGCCGAAACGGTCACCAGGCTGCGCGCGTCAGCGTTGTGA
- a CDS encoding response regulator transcription factor, giving the protein MTTPRPADQEPPANAEASQPTPRLLLVDDEPGLRSAVQAYLEDEGFDVTTAVDGEEGFAKAQQLLPDLVISDVMMPRCDGYGLLSRMREDERLGGTPVIFLTAKGMTADRTQGYLAGVDDYIPKPFDPEELVARVRNVVRRQDRLLAEAARFADADVGQMARQINEIRSMLSGAAAEAVAAAEAPQLSFTPREASVLQLVAEGLMNKEIARQLETSIRNVEKYVSRLFIKTGTSSRTELVRFALQHRLVE; this is encoded by the coding sequence ATGACGACTCCCCGTCCTGCCGATCAGGAACCGCCGGCAAACGCGGAGGCGTCCCAGCCCACCCCCCGCCTGCTCCTGGTCGATGACGAACCCGGCTTGCGCAGCGCCGTGCAGGCCTACCTCGAGGACGAGGGCTTTGACGTGACCACCGCGGTGGATGGCGAGGAGGGTTTCGCCAAGGCCCAGCAGTTGTTGCCCGATCTGGTGATCAGCGACGTGATGATGCCCCGTTGCGATGGTTACGGCTTGCTCAGTCGCATGCGCGAGGACGAGCGTCTGGGCGGCACCCCGGTGATCTTTCTCACCGCCAAGGGGATGACGGCCGATCGCACCCAGGGATATCTGGCCGGCGTGGATGACTACATCCCCAAGCCGTTTGATCCCGAGGAACTGGTGGCACGCGTGCGCAATGTGGTGCGGCGTCAGGACCGGCTCTTGGCCGAAGCGGCTCGCTTCGCCGATGCGGATGTGGGCCAGATGGCGCGGCAGATCAACGAGATCCGTTCGATGCTCTCTGGAGCGGCGGCGGAGGCGGTCGCTGCGGCGGAGGCGCCGCAGCTGAGCTTCACGCCACGGGAGGCGAGTGTGTTGCAGCTGGTGGCGGAGGGGCTGATGAACAAAGAGATTGCCCGCCAGTTGGAAACCTCGATCCGCAATGTCGAGAAATACGTGAGCCGGTTGTTCATCAAGACCGGCACCTCCAGTCGCACCGAGCTGGTGCGCTTTGCCTTGCAGCACCGCCTGGTGGAGTGA
- a CDS encoding NAD(P)H-quinone oxidoreductase subunit H: MTQLETRTEPMVVNFGPHHPSMHGVLRLVVTLDGEDVVDCEPVIGYLHRGMEKIAENRTNVMFVPYVSRMDYAAGMFYEAIVVNAPERLADIPVPKRASYIRVLMLELNRIANHLLWLGPFLADVGAQTPFFYIFREREMIYDLWEAATGQRLINNNYFRIGGVAADLPFGWLEKCRDFCDWFGPKIDEYEKLITNNPIFRRRIEGLGTIGREEAINWSLSGPMLRASGVPWDLRKVDHYECYDDFDWDVAWEKEGDCFARYRVRIEEMRQSLKILRQACDMIPGGPTENLEARRMAEGKSSDFAGFDYQYVAKKVAPTFKIPEGELYTRLESGKGEIGVFIQGSNDVTPWRFKIRAADSNNLQILPHILKGHKVADIMAILGSIDVIMGSVDR; the protein is encoded by the coding sequence ATGACGCAGCTGGAAACGCGCACGGAGCCGATGGTGGTCAACTTCGGCCCCCATCACCCCTCGATGCATGGCGTGCTGCGGCTGGTGGTGACCCTCGACGGCGAAGACGTGGTGGATTGCGAGCCGGTGATCGGCTATCTCCACCGCGGCATGGAAAAGATCGCCGAAAACCGCACGAATGTGATGTTCGTGCCCTACGTGAGCCGCATGGACTACGCGGCGGGCATGTTCTACGAGGCGATCGTGGTCAATGCGCCGGAGCGGCTAGCCGACATCCCTGTGCCGAAGCGGGCCAGCTACATCCGGGTGCTGATGCTGGAGCTCAACCGCATCGCCAATCACCTGCTTTGGCTTGGCCCCTTTCTGGCCGACGTGGGGGCGCAAACGCCATTTTTCTACATCTTCCGCGAGCGGGAGATGATCTATGACCTCTGGGAAGCCGCCACCGGCCAACGCCTGATCAACAATAATTATTTTCGAATCGGTGGTGTGGCAGCCGATCTACCGTTCGGCTGGCTGGAGAAGTGCCGTGATTTCTGCGACTGGTTCGGCCCGAAGATCGACGAATACGAAAAACTGATCACCAACAATCCAATCTTCCGTCGCCGGATCGAGGGGCTGGGCACCATCGGGCGCGAGGAAGCGATCAATTGGAGCCTCTCCGGGCCGATGCTGCGTGCTTCAGGCGTGCCCTGGGATCTGCGCAAGGTGGATCACTACGAGTGCTACGACGATTTCGATTGGGATGTGGCCTGGGAAAAAGAGGGTGACTGCTTCGCGCGCTATCGCGTGCGCATCGAAGAGATGCGCCAGTCGCTGAAGATCCTGCGCCAGGCCTGCGACATGATCCCCGGCGGCCCCACCGAAAACCTTGAGGCCAGGCGCATGGCCGAGGGCAAGAGCAGTGACTTCGCCGGTTTCGATTATCAATATGTGGCCAAAAAGGTGGCGCCCACTTTCAAGATCCCGGAAGGAGAGCTCTACACCCGGCTCGAATCCGGCAAAGGGGAGATCGGTGTGTTCATCCAAGGCAGCAACGATGTGACCCCCTGGCGCTTCAAAATCCGCGCAGCCGACAGCAACAACCTGCAGATCCTTCCCCACATCCTCAAGGGCCACAAAGTGGCCGACATCATGGCGATTCTTGGCTCCATCGACGTGATCATGGGATCCGTTGATCGTTGA
- a CDS encoding RluA family pseudouridine synthase, whose product MSGAGPAGRVLPAWRPAAFNRGWIYRDRVAAGQSGQLLSAWLAARYRHSSAAIWRQRLQSGELGLNGRVLQGDVVVAAGDRIRWHRPPWCEPAIPEHWETLHDDGDVLVINKPSGLPVMPAGGFLVHTLSHQLVLWSREQGEPLAPKPVHRLGRFTSGLLVCARRPDSRAWLSRLLRDSTADGAPSACRKVYRALTEPLPPDWPLGESREVTVAIGRHPHPLLGEIWCAADPSVAKALPSRSCFTLLERRSGGCLVEVAIATGRPHQIRIHAAAIGAPLAGDPLYLPGGAAFDQSLPGEGGYHLHAHRLRLACPDGGLLELEAPLPEPLRDQARLNSIKREK is encoded by the coding sequence GTGAGTGGGGCTGGCCCGGCGGGGCGCGTTCTGCCGGCATGGCGACCGGCGGCGTTCAATCGAGGCTGGATTTATCGCGATCGTGTGGCCGCTGGTCAGTCGGGCCAGCTGCTGAGTGCGTGGCTGGCGGCCCGCTACCGCCACTCCTCTGCTGCGATCTGGCGGCAGCGGTTGCAGAGCGGCGAGCTGGGCCTCAATGGCCGGGTGCTGCAGGGGGATGTCGTGGTCGCCGCTGGCGATCGGATTCGGTGGCATCGTCCCCCCTGGTGCGAGCCGGCGATTCCCGAGCACTGGGAGACCCTGCACGACGATGGCGATGTGTTGGTGATCAACAAGCCCTCGGGGCTGCCGGTGATGCCGGCCGGAGGCTTTCTGGTGCATACCCTCAGCCATCAGCTGGTGCTGTGGAGCCGGGAGCAGGGGGAGCCGCTGGCGCCCAAGCCGGTGCACCGGCTTGGGCGTTTCACCTCCGGCCTGTTGGTGTGTGCCCGCCGGCCCGACAGCCGCGCCTGGCTGAGTCGGTTGCTGCGCGACAGCACCGCGGACGGCGCCCCCTCGGCCTGTCGCAAGGTGTACCGCGCCCTCACGGAGCCTCTGCCACCCGACTGGCCCTTGGGTGAATCCCGCGAGGTCACCGTTGCGATCGGTCGGCATCCCCATCCGTTGCTGGGGGAGATCTGGTGCGCCGCCGATCCATCGGTTGCCAAGGCGCTGCCCTCCCGCAGCTGCTTCACCCTGCTGGAGCGGCGGTCGGGGGGCTGCCTTGTGGAGGTGGCGATTGCCACGGGCCGCCCCCATCAGATCCGCATTCATGCCGCTGCCATTGGGGCGCCGTTGGCTGGTGATCCGCTTTACCTGCCTGGTGGGGCCGCTTTTGATCAGTCCCTGCCAGGGGAGGGGGGCTACCACTTGCATGCCCATCGGTTGCGGTTGGCCTGTCCGGATGGAGGCCTGCTGGAGCTGGAGGCGCCGTTGCCCGAGCCCCTGCGCGATCAGGCTCGTTTGAACTCAATCAAGCGGGAGAAATAG
- the purE gene encoding 5-(carboxyamino)imidazole ribonucleotide mutase — MATTAPQVAVIMGSDSDLPTLQPAVEVLERLGVAVEVRVLSAHRTPLEMVDFAQQARDRGLRVIVAGAGGAAHLPGMVASLTTLPVIGVPVQSRALSGVDSLHSIVQMPGGIPVATVAIGGGLNSGLLAAQILATTDGELTQRLADYRQALHATVVAKDARLQSIGAARYLEAMPGR; from the coding sequence ATGGCTACGACTGCACCCCAGGTGGCGGTGATCATGGGCAGTGATTCCGATCTGCCCACCCTGCAACCTGCTGTGGAGGTGCTGGAGCGTTTGGGTGTGGCGGTGGAGGTGCGCGTGTTGTCGGCCCATCGCACGCCGTTGGAGATGGTCGACTTTGCTCAGCAGGCCAGGGATCGCGGCCTGCGGGTGATCGTGGCCGGTGCCGGTGGTGCGGCCCATCTGCCCGGCATGGTCGCCTCCCTCACCACCCTGCCGGTGATCGGCGTGCCGGTGCAGAGCCGGGCTCTCTCCGGTGTGGATTCACTGCATTCAATCGTGCAGATGCCCGGCGGGATTCCCGTGGCCACAGTCGCGATCGGTGGTGGCCTCAATTCCGGCCTGCTGGCGGCCCAGATTCTCGCCACCACCGATGGGGAGCTGACGCAACGCCTGGCCGACTATCGCCAGGCGTTGCACGCCACGGTGGTGGCCAAGGATGCGCGCCTCCAGTCGATCGGAGCCGCCCGCTATCTCGAGGCGATGCCAGGACGCTGA
- a CDS encoding DUF456 family protein gives MTVEGFWWLALLVQCLALPGTLLPLLPGLIWLPIGAALWWLAAGWSVAWPAVVLALAVFGLGLSADVVALTLASARLGASRWAPVAAGVGLLLGLVGLLPALPVGGPVVGALFGPWLAAAGTEMVVCLRSTQPMGWPQAMKRGAVVGVAVVAGLLVSRVAQVLLALVGIAGFVALSFR, from the coding sequence ATGACGGTGGAAGGCTTCTGGTGGCTGGCCCTGCTGGTGCAGTGTCTGGCGCTTCCTGGCACCCTGCTGCCCCTGTTGCCAGGGCTGATCTGGCTGCCGATCGGAGCGGCGCTGTGGTGGTTGGCAGCGGGCTGGTCGGTGGCCTGGCCCGCTGTGGTGCTGGCCCTTGCCGTCTTCGGCCTCGGACTCAGCGCCGATGTGGTGGCTCTCACCCTGGCGTCGGCCCGCCTCGGTGCCAGCCGTTGGGCTCCAGTGGCGGCTGGGGTTGGTCTGTTGCTGGGCCTCGTGGGCCTGTTGCCAGCGCTCCCCGTGGGTGGGCCGGTGGTTGGTGCCCTGTTTGGCCCTTGGCTGGCAGCGGCTGGAACGGAAATGGTGGTGTGCCTGCGGTCAACCCAGCCCATGGGATGGCCGCAGGCGATGAAGCGTGGTGCCGTGGTCGGTGTGGCGGTTGTGGCGGGCCTGCTGGTGAGCCGCGTGGCTCAGGTGTTGCTAGCCCTTGTCGGAATCGCTGGGTTTGTGGCGCTCAGTTTCCGCTGA